The Juglans regia cultivar Chandler chromosome 16, Walnut 2.0, whole genome shotgun sequence nucleotide sequence TGcatcaataatttttcttgcGCCTCAATATTTTGGGCAATTTCTTCACAAATGTGATCATACTTTGATATCTCCTTCCTGAAAAGATCCTCGTAGGAGCCAGTTGATGTCATCAGCTTAGGTAGTATATCATCCTGAAGCCATATGTAGAGCATAAACACTtgctaaatatatatacatatatatatatatatatagagagagagagagagagagcataagCACAATCGAGTATGTCATAATGTATCAGAGTAAAACTACCAATTACAGGAACAACAAACTGCATAAAAGGAACACTTGATCATTATACAATTTGATCACCGTAACAGGCAGCCATATTTGTATAAAGCAATCCAACTGAATGATTTCTACATGCAAAAGACACGAACTATAATAAAACATGCTCTTTGGAAAACACACATCAGATTACTTGCTTGCGCAGAAAATGCCAAAAACAAAGATAAGTGCAAAACAAGGATAACGTAAAAAAACAAGAGtggcaatttcaaattttaactctGTTCTTACTTGTATGGAatattcaaaaccaaaattatTCAGCTGGAGTTTATAGTTTCTAATATTCAGTGGACATTATCATAATGCAGCTATCgaagataaaacattttttgatataatgaaTGACCAAAAGCACAAGATATAACCTTAACAACACAGATTTGAGACATTTTCTTCTAATTAGGAAAAACAAATTAGGCAAATGCAGCAAACAACTAATGCTTGACAATCGTTTTGCAaccattatataatttttgcaaCAATTATACATATCTTTAACCCATTTAATCTTtttcatattaatgaaaatacATGCAATAATAAGGACCTCAAGACAATCCAAAACGATGTCAGCATCTAATGGTTAAGAGTTATTTTATTAGAAGTGACTTATGGTTAAGAAACAAGTGAAGAATAACCATTAGTTCCACGTTTAGCTCAAGACACAGCCCAAGCAAGCATACatgttgaacaaaaaaaaaccctaattgaAACCAGAGAACATATCAGTCCACAATTTTCTTCTGGGTCAGATTGcctctttttcctttattgGTAAGTTATGCACCCAATGAGTCATGAACTCAAGACCTCACCTCAATGACTTTATTGGCATTTTTGGTTGGATTGAGGGGAAATATCAATGTCacctcaaaaaataaataaataaagacatAAGACCTGGCCACTAAATAATCATATGCATGCAATAAAGAAGCCAAACAAGGCATAACTCTGCACTTCTTCTGTACAAGGGTGCACTCTTTTCTTTCAatgaaaaattatcaattattgATAATAAAACACACCTTCCTTTTCATCTCTTTAAGCATGTCTTCAAGACCAGCCCGCTGTGCACCAAGAGTTTCCAATTGCCTCTGTATCATTGAGCATGCAaagttaaaaatagttttttttataagtagcatGCAAAGTTAAAAATAGTCAAACATAAAAGTAGCACATACAAATCTTAAAACACCTTTGAGATTAGGAATGGGACCTTTAGATCTAATCTctaaagtaaaatatttaatggaCAGATCTTATTTCTGGGACACTTTGCCTAAGAGTCCTTGAAAGTAAGAAAGTAGATGTATTCCAGTTTACACCAATGTTTCCAGCTCCCAATATACCATGTACAGtttcaactctttttttctataagtaaaaagtaattttattagaaacaaATGTATAGGTGAAGCCCTTgtatacaggaagtatataaaagaaaacacctagatacattctaagaaaaacaacagaaaatcaCGTACAGTTTCAACTTTTATGgtagtttgtttgttttgtgtaCCACCACTCCACATATCTAGTCAGTTTAAAGAATAAACCCCAAAATGTAGGTTTCAAGAACATGTTGACACAGGAAGCGGATAAGTTGGAGACACACGTGCacacatgcatgtatgtatgtatttatatagatatatagatacatTGCATGCCAATGTACCACATGCCAGTCATTAAGCACAAGTCCAAAGCATCAGTGCAACTGGTTAATACTTAACTTCTGATAAGTAAAAGTGAATTTTATTAAAGCAAGaactaggcatagcccaagtacataggaagtatacaactAAGAGCACCTAGTTACGATTAGGAGCTAGAGatggatacaaggaaatcatggaaattAGCCCCATTCAAAACAATAACCATGGCCCAAAAAGCGGAAAGCAAAAAATTTATGTGCCACATGCAACTTGTATTTGCACCTCTTAACAACTTACGTGCCGCATGCAGTGCAGAAACACTTATTTCTCCAATCTTTCTACAAATAGCTAGGAGTTCATGGGAAACCTATCCTTCTACAAATTCTAAGCATTAAAATTCAGACTTTACAAACCTAGAATAACGATGCCAAAGGTAAAGTCCAACcacaaaaaacaaatcaatataAATACATGATACCAAttatatttaagtaaaaatgttaaaatcatatatattcaataaaaatagaatgataTCATGccatttttaactattaaaacaGCAAGATATCTACACTGTAAGTTATGTGAAACAACCAGCATGATGTGCCTAGACTGTTTACATCTTGTCTAAAGCTTCACAAAATTCTCCAAACAGGTTCAGCTCCTGCCTGGGGCGTGCTTACACTGTAAGTATTCTCGAAACAGATGAGAGGATGAAAAGAAATGTCCCTTATGACATGTACATAATTCGCTGcaaaaaactgatttttttttttttttttggggggggggcaAGGGGGCAAGGAGAGGAgtgaatgataataaaaataaataaaaaataaaaaggaagaagaacaaaaaaagagcATAATCAAGCATTATATATTGGGGAAAATGTCGAAAAGACTTCTTTGGCTCATAATTTAAAGAAGAGGAAAATCTGATCTGTGTTCTTGAGGTATGCCTATTGTCGtcaataaaattaacatttacttatcaaaaactattaaagaaaatatttaccAAGCTCTGCTTCAGGGCACCAACGACAGCATCTTCATTGGAATCTAGGGACATTATGGGTCTTGCCAAAGTTGGGAGGGCCGATTCAATCTGACAAAAGAAAATCCACATATAGGGTTTCATAGCATGTTGAACTAATAGACAGcagtaaattatttaaaaaccaGCAGGTAAACAACGCTGGCCAATCCATAGCATCAAAAGCTCTATACCTAGATTGCTAAATCTAAACGAGGAAAAATACaggagaaaaacaaaatgaagcaACTAAATGAAACAGTTTTTCAGTAATTTGTGAATTCTGattatcccaaaaaaatattagaagtgGGCACTGCAAAATGCTTTTATTATTGGTGTGAGAAAAGGCGAACGAAAACTTGGGCCATATTTGTTTCActaaaaatgaagaacaaagaaataaaatcctaacaacttctaaaaaatttgaaaaaataaagtctTATGTGGTAGGAAAATGCATCCAAAATTCTATTGCAGAAcgtattttttctttctagaaaAAACTAAACTTTTGAGGTGCTGAGTTTAATTTAGAGATATTTCAGAAAGCAAAGTTCTCAAAAATTGAAAGTATCAATACCTTCATTGTCTGAGGCTCTTTCCATTTCTccattctaataaaaataactcaatcctaaacaagttgaaaattgaaaacaaaatgtttttcaggatttttttttttttgataagtaagttTTTCAGGATATTattaccaaataaaataaactttccactaaaacaaaaacagactaaacttaaagggctacaaaatttgtcccaaaaaatctaaatatgcAAAAGACAAAACAATGAATAAAGGAATGCCTTTGAAACTCTTATTAATACATTTTCCATATAGTCTCTTTGCTTAAGTGCATGACTGATGGATCCCACGAGAACTATATTATAGTAaccagagttttttttttttttttattcataggAACGggaggcatagcccaagtacacaggatgtcTACATGAGAAGTATagagtttcattttttttataagtaaaagaaagaaagtgataaTTATAGTAACCAGagttaactattaaatataaacaataaaaactaTTAGACAAACATACCGGACGGTGATCAAGGATTGACATCAGTGCTGAATGTTCCCTGACTGAACGCTCAATACGGCCATCACTTTCAGCTGCTTGCTTCAAGTTAGCCGCAAATCTATTCAACCTATCCAGTAAATTCTTTGTTAGAGTGCTGGACTGAGGTCTGGTCCACCGTGTTCCAAATTGGCTTCTAAATTGAgcatcttctccttcctctttctGCAAGAGCTCCTCTATCTGGACCAGCATTTCCTGGTTTACCCTCCTCAGATCCCTAAGCTGCTCTAACTCTGCTTCCAAACCAGCTGGACCCCCACTTATCTGCACTGCCTCCACATCTTCTTTAAGATCAGAAGGGAGAGTAAAATTGCCTTCTAATGCAAATATAGATTCCGGTTGGTCCATCTCCTTGAGCCTTACTCGTGTCAACTCACTGGCTTGTTGTAATTTTTCAGCTTGTGTTCGAATAATGTCATCCACCATTTCAGTGTACCTGGAAAGAGCCTTAGCGCTGCTGTCCGGAACAAGACTTGCAAACATCTTCTCCTTGCTTGCATCCAATACGTCATTCATTACCATTGACTTAACCAAGGAGAATGCGGGAAGAGGTGGTAAAGAACTGGGGGAAGGAACCCTCATGAGGTAAACCCTATCATTCTCTTTGATGGCCCTCTCTAGGTTTCGGTTTAAATTAGCCTCCAACTTGTTAATTGCATCCAGAAGTTGTGCTGCAGCACCCTTTGAGGATTTCTTTACCTCGGTTAAAGCACTAACCCCACTCCTCAACCGTGCGATTTCCTCCGCAATCTCTTCTTTCTCGTGAAGCTCTAAACTGTACCTATAGCATGCTTCTGCATAAAACAGAGCTGTCTTCAGTTGCACGTGAGATATCCAGCCCTTTTCAAAATGCTGGTTCAAAGGTGAAACGTTCAGGGCTGCCAAAGCCTCCTCATAGTAAACCCCCACCTGTAATGACGTCCATATCTCTAAGAAACTTGAGACAAAAAGAATATCGATGACCGAACAAACCCGACATAATGATAAGTCAAATTTTATTCTACATGTGGGTTACAAATATGTACTAGAGAGTCccaaattacaattttattaaatgcaACTACAGTTCACTATAGCAGCACGTTATCGCTATTGCAAAAATCCCagtttcatgttttttttacgAATGAGCCAAATTAACAATCCTATCTATTTGACCAAATTTGATCACTTATCTAATTCATTTAGTTGTTACCTAACAAATTTTTGTTCACAGACCTGCCTGGAGATCTTGCCGCAGACTCCCGGGGTGCTCCCTTTGGCTATGGTATTCTCGAACACGCATTCCTGCGCCTGCGCCAGCATCAGGCGCTCGAGCATGCCGGCACACTCGATGGATATGTCCACAGTCGAGGAGCTCCCGATAGACGCTTTTGTAGACGCATTATCTCTCAGAAACGCGAACGCCCCAGCCGCCCCCATGAATGCGTGTGATGCCTGCCTCCTTCCATCGACCGTGGCCCGATCGTAGGAGAGCCCAATTTGGCTGTACACGGCGCCCAAATTGAAGAGCACGGCGGCCTTCTCCAAATGAATGTTCTGCTGCGAGGCCTTATGCTTCTGCTTAAAAGCATCGTGCCAGATGAAGGTGACAGTGTTTATGTGGTCCTTGTCAGGGGAGATGGGGAAGCGAGTCTCGACGAGGCAGAGGGCCTTGAAGTAATTCTGAAGGATATCTCGACGGGCGGTTGGGGTAGGGTCGGATAGGCGCTCGATATCGGAGCGGAGTTGGTTAAGAGTTTGGAGGTCGTCCTCGAGGTTCTGGGCCTCGCGGTCCGAGTAATTGAAGGCGATGAAGTTGCGGAGCGGGCGGTAGAGGTCGACGGAATTGGTCTTCTTCTCGAAGATCGCGAGCATTATATTGGTGGCAGTCGCCGATCCAGCCATAGCAGAGGAATCGGACTTGgatcgaagaagaagaattggGTGAGTCAATCCGagactgtttttatttttcgggGGTGATGCAAAGTAGAGCAGAGTCGTGCGATTATGGATCGGTGGGCCCAATTAGTAAAGCGTTACCCACTGCATGGTTAAGAATAGCCCAGGCCCACCAAGTGTGTCCATTACGCCGCGCTTCAAATAACACGGTATCGCACTCTTTCTCGAGACACGTGGAGTCCGCGTACCGCCAACGTtgtgtttatataaaaaaaaaatatttatcatttattttttttatcatcttctcaacattttataatataatattaaataataaatttataaataaaatataataaataatttttacattatgaaataataataaaataataataaataaaataataaataaaattattcgtCTATATATTCTaaggaacaaaaaataaaaaatttcaccgATCATTTACTGcaaaagaacttgaaaaataataagcTTGCAGTTTAAATTACtctaatttaaattcaaaatccattttaattcatcttaattaattttattttattattataatttttttaaaattttatataaaatataataaataactcaatttttaCACtcctattcacaaaatattttaactcccCTTACCCAAATCACTATATTGCTTCGCTCATCTACCATGAATGAGGTGAAAGTGGGATGCAGACGCGTATATATAGCATAAGTacgtatatatgtgtgtgtgtatatatatatacacgcaacCATCGGACctcctagagagagagagaatttatgCAGGGAAGTGAAGGGTAAGACCCTGAGGAAGTCAAGCCCTAGCACAAGCACGAACTCGGCTCCATCACCTCTCTCCGATCTGCGCCTCCTTCGCTTACTCTTGGATTTAGGTACGAGATTTTCGATCCTTGGTTTTGCGTTTTATCGATCTGCTGAGTTTGCCTAGGGCTTTGTCTGGTTTTATGTACTTCATTGATTTTTCCGAAGGTTCATGATCTGGAAGGTCCAAGTATTTTTTTGTGTGAGGGGTTTTTGTTGAACTCAATCTTTGGCttcaaaatttgtaatttttatttgtagtttataGTTTAGTtgttaaatttcttattttcttcttgaCATTATTGGTTTGCGTAGATTTgtatttttctacttttttttttaatttctttcaggGATTTTAGCTGATTggaaaaacattattcaaaatataaatttgttatATCTTGTTTccccaatttgtttttttgttgagaAAGATAAGTTgaagcaaacaagaaaaaaatgataaactatCTTTCTTTCCCTGTATGTTCGGTTGCTGAGAAAGATACGTTGAAGGAAAcgagaaaaaaatgataaaatgtttttctttttctattgtcGGGACTCGAGGAAACAGAAGATGTTAACTTCTGCCCTTGCAAAAGATCTGTTTGCTTGGTTAGGTTTCATTGGGTTTTTGTCCGTTTATGGAAGTGAACGCTGCACATGATTGAGCTGGctattttacttgtaaatttTCTTAGTATCAGAAAAGGgtatgaattgtttttttttttccccattatGAGCAAAtgatataagttttttttttttttatatgtaatcaagaagttttattcataagaataggcaaagccgaAGTACTTGGGGAGTATAGATGAGAAGTATGTAACTAGAGTTCACAACCAACAGTAAAAGGTCATGGACATTTAGTGCATGTTTGAGATTGTGGTGAGAAATATAGCTTATTGCTTTAGGacttatagcttataacttaagtaataagttctactattaaaaaattatttattgtttgataattatatgtttaaagtacttttaaacatgttacgtttgtttggaaacaatttaaaaaagtgttttctgATGTAGAAATtacgattatttgaatttttaaaaattatgatcacatccttaaaagttttaaagttgtaattatttgaaaattgtatGGGTATTTTCGTCCATTaacagtctttttaaaattcgaattacgTTCCGCATTATCCGGAAAAGCACGTTTGAggaaaagcatcaaaatgatgtttttttcctcaaacgtactttttagcttatttaagattaaacgtgctttaatatgtaatacccaaataacctaattttttcattaaagagtttttaagactatttaagcactttttaagactcctaCCGCAACCTCAAACAGGCCCTTAGTCCGTTACAAACAATGGCCCCCCCACccataagaaaaaaatgatataaagtAAATGATATAAGGGCCTGTTTGAGATTTAGGAGTATACGATTTATGATTATGATTGTGAGAGTGTTTTCtgactatatttttctttattatcttCTTTCTACAGGCTTTAGTTATCTTGCACAGTGTAAGCCTTGCAGTTTGGACTTCAAAGTTCGGATTGCATATTTGATAATAAGAGAGTTCTGTTTCTACACATAAGGTAAGAAAGTCGGATCAAGTTTGTTTGCTTTTGGTGTTCTTTGGTGGACAAAGATGTTCTTTCTttgtttaacattttattttgttatatgcacataaattttgcatatcaaataatatatgttgtgCTCTTCGCTTGTAAAAAAACTCTTGTGCGCTGATTTCCTAAAAAATTATGGGGAATGAAGTAGCCTGTTATTGGAAATACAAAATTGGAAGTTGCACCCAAGAATTATGTGGGATAGCTTGTCCatgttattcaatttttatgtGGTTATAAAGTCTATTTAAAGAATGGAGAAATGAAATGCTTGTGATGACAGGATGCAAGAGGGCTAGAGGTATTTCGTTTGGTTCCCAAAGAATTTCCTATGTGaaagaaatagtttttgaaagaacaaaaacaaaacaagaaatagtttttgaaagaaggaaaacaaaacgaTGATCAGGGAATtctaacagttttttttttttaatttgggggggtggggggcTGATTTGGGTTTATAAAACCTTTAGGAATACATTTCTTATATGTCAAGAAGTTTACCTGAGATAGATTCCGTAGGGCCTTATATATGATAAGCAAGGGAGTCCTGAGCCTTTTATAAATAGCCAAGAACATTATGAGTATAAATTGAAGTGTTTGTTTAGCTGAAATTGTTGATCTGCcatttttatcatcaaaggaATTTGGCAAAAGCATAGACGCCCCCAAATTTCAATTATCAAGGTTGCCAATACCAGCTCATTCTAACTTTCTCGTTGGAGTATGTGATGTGTAACAATGCATTGTGTGAGTTGTTGAACTGTCTCTGGTGATATCTGATTTAGatcaattcatttaaattagTGTTATATGCTGAAGTTATATCATTGCATGTCGTCTTGTTCCTTCTTATCTGGGTGGATTGTGTGACATACTACTTGGAAGCATAATTTGTCAAGCTGATATAAAGAATGTTATACATTGTATTATTCATTACAGGCACTTGTCACAACCTGTTTAATAGATGTTAGTCATATAATTGCAAATTCCATATATTGCatactccttgtgtacttgggctatgcctaattacttgatttaataaatttatttttacctgtaaaaaatattattgcaaattccatattatttctttttg carries:
- the LOC109012513 gene encoding vacuolar-sorting protein BRO1-like, with product MAGSATATNIMLAIFEKKTNSVDLYRPLRNFIAFNYSDREAQNLEDDLQTLNQLRSDIERLSDPTPTARRDILQNYFKALCLVETRFPISPDKDHINTVTFIWHDAFKQKHKASQQNIHLEKAAVLFNLGAVYSQIGLSYDRATVDGRRQASHAFMGAAGAFAFLRDNASTKASIGSSSTVDISIECAGMLERLMLAQAQECVFENTIAKGSTPGVCGKISRQVGVYYEEALAALNVSPLNQHFEKGWISHVQLKTALFYAEACYRYSLELHEKEEIAEEIARLRSGVSALTEVKKSSKGAAAQLLDAINKLEANLNRNLERAIKENDRVYLMRVPSPSSLPPLPAFSLVKSMVMNDVLDASKEKMFASLVPDSSAKALSRYTEMVDDIIRTQAEKLQQASELTRVRLKEMDQPESIFALEGNFTLPSDLKEDVEAVQISGGPAGLEAELEQLRDLRRVNQEMLVQIEELLQKEEGEDAQFRSQFGTRWTRPQSSTLTKNLLDRLNRFAANLKQAAESDGRIERSVREHSALMSILDHRPIESALPTLARPIMSLDSNEDAVVGALKQSLRQLETLGAQRAGLEDMLKEMKRKDDILPKLMTSTGSYEDLFRKEISKYDHICEEIAQNIEAQEKLLMQIQAQNDEFSAIFNLEDYKASREKCYKQIQAAIAKFREIKENINEGLKFYVTFQDAITNVKQQCSDFVMTRGIQCREMIEDVQRQMAGLSFQDGKNTGANNSNYPSVGYQNQRSNLHPQADPRSQTPYYHTREQPTMAGYGHPPAPYSSPQQPPPLHPYQVPPASAAPYPPPQAQQQLPASHEYGQPAYPGWRGPYYNAHAQQPGSLPRPPYNIPAPYPPPHQSGYYKQH